The following are encoded in a window of Cupriavidus oxalaticus genomic DNA:
- a CDS encoding alpha/beta hydrolase, which produces MNAHTQVLSIAGPVGAIDVSVDLPQGEPRGLALVAHPHPLFGGTKDNKVAQTLARAFVQLGYATVRPNFRGVGATGGEHDNGIGEQDDLLAVVAWMREQTAWSAQAATLPLALGGFSFGSFVSTHVARRLAEAGTPAQRLVLVGTAASRWQVAEVPADTIVIHGEQDDTVPLASVFDWARPQELPVIVIPGADHFFHRKLHLIKQLVVNAWDR; this is translated from the coding sequence ATGAACGCGCATACCCAGGTACTTTCCATCGCCGGCCCCGTCGGCGCGATCGACGTTTCGGTGGACCTGCCGCAAGGCGAGCCGCGGGGCCTGGCGCTCGTTGCGCATCCGCATCCGCTGTTCGGCGGCACCAAGGACAACAAGGTCGCGCAGACGCTGGCGCGCGCCTTCGTGCAACTGGGCTATGCCACTGTGCGCCCCAATTTCCGCGGCGTCGGCGCGACCGGCGGCGAGCACGACAATGGCATCGGCGAGCAGGACGACCTGCTGGCAGTCGTCGCCTGGATGCGCGAGCAGACCGCGTGGTCGGCGCAGGCCGCGACGCTGCCGCTGGCGCTGGGCGGCTTCTCCTTCGGCAGCTTTGTCAGCACGCACGTGGCCCGGCGCCTGGCCGAGGCCGGCACGCCGGCGCAGCGCCTGGTGCTGGTCGGCACCGCCGCCAGCCGCTGGCAGGTGGCCGAGGTGCCCGCCGACACGATCGTCATACACGGCGAGCAGGATGACACCGTGCCGCTGGCCAGCGTGTTCGACTGGGCCCGCCCGCAGGAGCTGCCGGTGATCGTGATCCCCGGCGCCGACCATTTCTTTCACCGCAAGCTGCACCTGATCAAGCAGCTCGTCGTCAACGCGTGGGACCGGTAA
- a CDS encoding D-alanyl-D-alanine carboxypeptidase family protein, with protein sequence MLNRATTRLSSAFAPAAIVAAVATATLAAAPAAVLAQGVPMPQVAAKSWMLYDATSGQALASQNADQRIEPASLTKLMTAYLAFEALKEKRLTLEQTVVPTNLVLKVKSDESRMFIEPNKPVSVQDLLLGLIVQSGNDAALALAEAVGGSEEGFVAMMNREAQRMGMKNTHFTNTDGIPDPNHYTTAVDLATLTTHLIKDFPEYYSMYSQKEFTYNKIRQPNRNRLLYIDPTVDGVKTGHTKSAGYCLISSAQRPLANVPNGQRRLISIVIGTTTEQVRTQESLKILNYGFQFFDTLRLYDKGQVLATPEIYKGKSGTVKIGVQHETFVTVPKGTGGRLKPVLERQELMIAPIAAGQQVGMVKLMDGATKVAEFPVVALEEVPEAGFFGRLWDTIRLWFKRK encoded by the coding sequence ATGCTGAATAGAGCCACGACACGCCTTTCCTCCGCCTTTGCACCAGCCGCCATCGTCGCTGCCGTCGCCACGGCCACGCTGGCCGCCGCGCCCGCCGCCGTCCTTGCGCAGGGCGTGCCGATGCCGCAGGTCGCAGCCAAGTCGTGGATGCTGTATGACGCGACCAGCGGCCAGGCACTGGCCTCGCAGAACGCCGACCAGCGCATCGAGCCGGCCTCGCTGACCAAGCTGATGACCGCCTACCTGGCGTTCGAGGCACTCAAGGAAAAGCGCCTGACGCTGGAACAGACCGTGGTGCCGACCAACCTGGTGCTCAAGGTCAAAAGCGACGAGTCGCGCATGTTCATCGAGCCCAACAAGCCGGTCAGCGTGCAGGACCTGCTGCTGGGCCTGATCGTGCAGTCGGGCAACGACGCCGCGCTGGCGCTGGCCGAGGCCGTGGGCGGCTCGGAAGAGGGCTTCGTCGCGATGATGAACCGCGAGGCCCAGCGCATGGGCATGAAGAACACCCACTTCACCAATACCGACGGCATTCCCGACCCGAACCACTACACCACCGCGGTGGACCTGGCGACGCTGACCACGCACCTGATCAAGGACTTCCCCGAGTACTACAGCATGTACTCGCAGAAGGAGTTCACCTATAACAAGATCAGGCAGCCCAACCGCAACCGCCTGCTGTACATCGACCCGACCGTGGACGGCGTCAAGACCGGCCACACCAAGTCCGCCGGCTATTGCCTGATCTCGTCGGCCCAGCGCCCGCTTGCCAATGTGCCCAACGGCCAGCGCCGCCTGATCTCGATCGTGATCGGCACCACCACCGAACAGGTGCGCACGCAGGAAAGCCTGAAGATCCTCAACTACGGCTTCCAGTTCTTCGACACGCTGCGCCTGTACGACAAGGGCCAGGTGCTGGCCACGCCGGAGATCTACAAGGGCAAGAGCGGCACGGTCAAGATCGGCGTGCAGCACGAGACCTTCGTCACCGTGCCCAAGGGCACCGGCGGCCGCCTGAAGCCGGTGCTGGAGCGCCAGGAACTGATGATCGCCCCGATCGCGGCGGGCCAGCAGGTGGGCATGGTCAAGCTGATGGACGGCGCCACCAAGGTGGCCGAGTTCCCCGTGGTGGCACTGGAAGAAGTGCCCGAGGCCGGCTTCTTCGGCCGCCTGTGGGACACCATCCGCCTGTGGTTCAAGCGCAAGTGA
- a CDS encoding HP0495 family protein — protein sequence MTSDNQSSGNKPGDIPPEQSLIEYPSHFPIKVMGSMQDGFAEAIVTLVQEFDPDFHAGKMEMRPSSKGNYLGLTVTVWVTSREQLDDLYRALTSHPMVKVVL from the coding sequence ATGACTTCCGACAACCAGAGCAGCGGCAACAAGCCCGGCGATATCCCGCCGGAGCAGTCGCTGATCGAATACCCGAGCCATTTCCCGATCAAGGTGATGGGCTCGATGCAGGACGGCTTTGCCGAGGCCATCGTCACGCTGGTGCAGGAGTTCGATCCGGACTTCCATGCGGGCAAGATGGAGATGCGGCCTTCGAGCAAGGGCAACTACCTGGGCCTGACCGTGACGGTGTGGGTGACCAGCCGCGAGCAGCTGGATGATTTGTATCGGGCGCTGACTTCGCATCCGATGGTGAAGGTGGTGCTGTAA
- a CDS encoding class I SAM-dependent rRNA methyltransferase has product MNTITLKPGKEKPLLRRHPWIYATGIATTEGRCEPGSTVTVRAADGRFLAKAAYSPESQIRARVWTFDENEPVDHALFKRRVAAAIAYRRQWVKDSDAVRLIFGESDRLPGLIVDYYGSGETGQLVCQFNAAGVEHWKTAIVQALVKETGCPNVYERSDAAVRQREGLELVTGVLAGAEPDPALSVTEHGVRYYVDVRNGHKTGFYVDQRDNRKLVGDLAEGREVLNCFCYTGGFSLAALRGGAKAVTSIDSSGEALKIAAGNVTLNGFDPERAAWLDADVFKTLREFRAQGRQFDLIVLDPPKFAPSAQHIDRAARAYKEINLVGTQLLRPGGLLFTYSCSGAISMELFQKIVAGAVTDARADARILRRLSAGTDHPMLAAFPEGEYLKGLLLEKVA; this is encoded by the coding sequence ATGAACACCATCACCCTGAAACCCGGCAAGGAAAAACCCCTGCTGCGCCGCCATCCGTGGATCTACGCGACCGGCATCGCCACCACCGAAGGCCGCTGCGAGCCGGGCTCGACCGTGACCGTGCGCGCCGCCGACGGCCGCTTCCTGGCCAAGGCTGCCTACAGCCCCGAATCGCAGATCCGCGCGCGTGTGTGGACCTTCGACGAGAACGAGCCGGTCGACCACGCGCTGTTCAAGCGCCGCGTGGCCGCGGCCATCGCGTACCGGCGCCAGTGGGTGAAGGACAGCGACGCCGTGCGCCTGATCTTCGGCGAATCGGACCGGCTGCCGGGGCTGATCGTCGACTACTACGGCAGTGGGGAAACGGGCCAGCTGGTGTGCCAGTTCAATGCGGCGGGCGTGGAGCACTGGAAGACCGCGATCGTGCAGGCGCTGGTCAAGGAGACCGGCTGCCCCAACGTCTATGAACGCTCCGACGCCGCCGTGCGCCAGCGCGAAGGGCTGGAACTGGTGACCGGCGTGCTGGCCGGCGCGGAGCCCGATCCGGCGCTGTCGGTGACCGAGCATGGCGTGCGTTATTACGTCGACGTGCGCAATGGCCACAAGACCGGCTTCTACGTCGACCAGCGCGACAACCGCAAGCTGGTGGGCGACCTGGCCGAAGGGCGCGAGGTGCTGAACTGCTTCTGCTATACCGGCGGTTTCTCGCTGGCCGCGCTGCGCGGCGGGGCGAAGGCGGTGACGTCGATCGATTCGTCGGGCGAGGCGCTGAAGATCGCCGCGGGCAACGTGACGCTCAACGGCTTCGATCCGGAGCGCGCGGCCTGGCTCGACGCCGACGTGTTCAAGACGCTGCGCGAATTCCGCGCCCAGGGGCGCCAGTTCGACCTGATCGTGCTGGACCCGCCCAAGTTCGCGCCGTCGGCGCAGCATATCGATCGTGCCGCGCGTGCGTACAAGGAGATCAACCTGGTCGGCACGCAGCTGCTGCGGCCCGGCGGGTTGCTGTTCACGTACTCGTGCTCGGGCGCGATCAGCATGGAGCTGTTCCAGAAGATCGTGGCGGGCGCGGTGACCGATGCGCGGGCGGATGCGCGCATCCTGCGCAGGCTCTCGGCCGGCACCGATCACCCGATGCTGGCGGCGTTTCCGGAAGGGGAGTACCTGAAGGGATTGCTGCTGGAGAAGGTGGCGTAA